The segment GTTGGGGAACCCGAACGTGTAGACGTTGCCGCTGATGAATCCGCTGGTCTTTTTGTCCGCGTAGGGGACGATCACGAACCGCTTGAGCGCCGCTCGAATGGGGATTCGGGTGATCGGAACGACGAGGAGAAAGCCGACCAGGTCGGTGACCAGTCCCGGCGTGAGCAGGAAGGCACCGGCGGCGATCAACAGGCCGCCGTCGAGCAGTTCGTTCGTCGGCGGCTCTCCCTTCGCCAGCGTGCGTTGCATCTTCCCGAGCGTTCGTCGCCCTTCCGCGCGGACGAGCAACAGGCCGATCAGTCCAGTCAGAACGACCAGCAGCACCATCGCGACCCACCCGAACTCGGTACGGCTGAACACCAGCGCGAGGAGTACCGCGTCCAGAAACGGGATGAGCAACAGCGCAGAGAGCCACCGGAGCATACCCGCCACTAGGCCGCGGAGGGTCAAAACCCTTTAGTCTCACCCCTCGAGCCGACCGGCGTCGAATTTCGGACCCCGCTGGAGCGCGTTCCGTGCTGTACTCGAACGAAGGCCTTACGCACGCGACCCGCCTTCAGGCTAGCATGGACGACGTTACGAGGGTCGAGTGGCGAGCGTGGGGACAGGCGGCCTTCGACGAGGCCGAATCGGCGGACGTTCCCGTGTTGCTCTCGCTCACCGCGACGTGGTGCGATCACTGCCACGAGATGGACGAGCAGACCTACGCCGAGCCGCGGATCGCGGCGAACATCAACGACCGGTTCGTGCCGGTACGCGTCGACGCCGACCGGCGGCCACGCGTCCGCGACCGGTACAACATGGGCGGCTTTCCCTCGACGGTCTTTCTCGCGCCCGACGGCGCGATGTTGACGGGGGCGGGCTATCTCGGCCCCGACGGGATGCGCCAGGTGCTAGACAGCGTCGGGACGATGTGGGAGTCCAAAGGCGAGGACGCGAGTCGAATTCCGCGACCGCTTCGGGAGGACGAGCCGCCGGCCGGCCGACTCTCGAGCGACGTCGAGGGGTCGATGCTCGCCCAGCTCGAGGAGAGCTACGACGAGACCGCGGGCGGTTGGGGAGTCGAGCCGAAGTTCCCGCTCCCGGACGCCCTCGAGTTCGCGCTCAAGCGCGACCGCGAGATGGCGCGTCGCTCGCTCGAGGCG is part of the Halostagnicola kamekurae genome and harbors:
- a CDS encoding FxsA family protein: MLRWLSALLLIPFLDAVLLALVFSRTEFGWVAMVLLVVLTGLIGLLLVRAEGRRTLGKMQRTLAKGEPPTNELLDGGLLIAAGAFLLTPGLVTDLVGFLLVVPITRIPIRAALKRFVIVPYADKKTSGFISGNVYTFGFPNGGDAGGRGTGSTQSNTASSSSESSDRTYDLDDDSYTVESDGGDDEYTIEFGDEESRDDETDGDSYAR